In a genomic window of Gloeocapsopsis dulcis:
- a CDS encoding GNAT family N-acetyltransferase: MQSKNLYYEPLTDTHADDLFSILTTPSVLAFIDPNGNPPTIEELRAEYAARHGSVVLATPTEQWFNMAIRLKISPYPVIGRLEATAYGEWGEVAYLLGEAWWGKGLAFEAMIWWHNYLTAVAPGTEWWATVHPMNQRSIQLLKRLGYKEVDSNQRPKLHSYDVGDCCFVQSAQMKET, translated from the coding sequence ATGCAAAGTAAGAACCTATATTACGAGCCACTCACTGACACTCATGCTGACGATCTCTTTTCTATCCTGACCACACCCTCCGTCCTTGCCTTTATCGATCCAAATGGAAACCCACCGACTATAGAGGAGTTGAGGGCAGAGTACGCTGCCCGTCACGGTTCTGTAGTTTTGGCAACGCCTACCGAGCAATGGTTCAACATGGCAATACGGTTAAAAATTTCTCCCTATCCAGTGATTGGTCGGCTTGAGGCGACAGCATATGGAGAATGGGGCGAGGTAGCCTATTTATTAGGTGAAGCTTGGTGGGGAAAGGGATTGGCATTCGAGGCGATGATCTGGTGGCACAATTACCTTACTGCTGTTGCACCAGGAACCGAATGGTGGGCCACTGTGCATCCAATGAATCAGAGGAGCATTCAGCTCTTGAAACGTCTTGGGTACAAGGAAGTGGACTCGAATCAGCGCCCGAAACTTCATTCATATGATGTAGGAGATTGTTGCTTTGTCCAGTCTGCCCAGATGAAGGAAACATAA
- the bla gene encoding class A beta-lactamase, subclass A2 has product MIQATTKKVWLCIFCLSLLTVGCTGNNSSSRADNQDSQTNAPQEVVASNTNNDNELQDQIEQISHAAQGRVGVTATVLETGESVALNGDQRFPMQSVYKFPIGMAVLAQVDQGKLKLDQRVRVEISDFVSDLQHSPIRDENPQGVELNLAELLKYMVSESDGTACDVLLKLVGGPEAVTQYLRDLGVDGIVVANTEKEIGQDKTVQYRNYATPDATAVLLRALYEGRGLSESSQALLLRLMTETPTGLKRIKGLLPDGTAVAHKTGTSRTIDEVTAATNDVGIVSLPNKQHLAIAVFVSDSTADDAIREEVIAKVARAAWDEWSK; this is encoded by the coding sequence ATGATTCAAGCAACAACTAAAAAAGTGTGGCTCTGCATATTTTGCTTATCTTTATTAACTGTTGGTTGCACAGGCAATAACTCCAGCAGCAGAGCGGATAATCAAGATAGCCAAACAAATGCACCCCAAGAAGTTGTAGCGTCTAACACTAATAACGACAACGAATTACAAGATCAAATCGAACAAATATCTCATGCTGCTCAAGGGCGCGTTGGGGTTACAGCCACAGTGCTAGAAACTGGAGAGTCAGTAGCTCTGAATGGAGATCAACGATTTCCAATGCAAAGCGTTTACAAGTTTCCCATTGGAATGGCTGTGCTAGCTCAAGTTGATCAAGGAAAATTGAAACTAGATCAGCGGGTTCGTGTTGAGATAAGCGATTTTGTCTCAGACCTTCAGCACAGTCCGATTCGCGATGAAAATCCACAAGGGGTAGAATTGAATCTGGCTGAACTACTGAAGTACATGGTATCTGAAAGTGATGGGACAGCTTGTGATGTGCTATTGAAGTTAGTCGGTGGACCGGAAGCTGTCACTCAGTATTTGCGCGACCTCGGTGTAGATGGCATTGTTGTAGCCAATACGGAAAAGGAAATTGGGCAAGACAAGACAGTGCAATATCGCAACTATGCTACGCCTGATGCAACAGCCGTATTATTGCGTGCATTGTACGAAGGGCGAGGGCTTTCAGAATCTAGTCAAGCGTTATTGCTACGATTGATGACAGAGACACCTACAGGTCTAAAACGCATTAAAGGATTATTGCCTGATGGGACAGCAGTAGCGCACAAAACTGGTACATCGCGTACTATCGATGAAGTGACGGCTGCAACAAATGATGTGGGAATCGTGTCGCTACCGAATAAGCAACATTTAGCGATCGCAGTTTTTGTTTCAGATTCGACGGCTGACGATGCGATCCGTGAAGAAGTGATAGCAAAGGTGGCGCGAGCGGCATGGGATGAATGGAGCAAATAG
- a CDS encoding site-specific integrase — protein MEPRPRKLLDQVPDAIRVKHYSYSTEKTYVYMGTAEVTQFLTHLAVSEHVAATNQNQALNAIVFLYRIDLQQELVGIDGVRAKQSAP, from the coding sequence ATGGAGCCTCGTCCCCGAAAGCTGCTCGACCAAGTACCTGATGCAATTCGAGTCAAGCATTACTCCTATAGCACTGAGAAGACCTATGTTTACATGGGTACCGCAGAGGTAACGCAGTTTTTGACTCACTTGGCAGTCAGCGAACACGTTGCGGCAACCAATCAGAACCAAGCACTCAATGCTATTGTTTTCCTTTACCGAATTGACTTGCAACAAGAGTTAGTGGGTATCGATGGAGTCCGCGCGAAGCAATCGGCGCCCTGA
- a CDS encoding ferredoxin translates to MSDFMPPSEQTAQSENSGRSHLEPELGGVFRDAPERSGLEPELGGVVRQKGVYVDEVTCIGCKHCAHVARNTFYIEPDYGRSRVVRQDGDSDELIQEAIDTCPVDCIHWVDYTELKKLEEERQYQVIPIVGYPVEEAVVAAHRRRKKRQAQKKARY, encoded by the coding sequence ATGTCTGATTTTATGCCGCCGAGCGAGCAGACGGCACAATCTGAAAATTCAGGGCGATCGCACCTCGAACCCGAACTAGGTGGAGTTTTTCGAGACGCCCCCGAACGCTCTGGTTTAGAGCCTGAGTTAGGTGGTGTAGTGCGGCAGAAAGGTGTCTACGTTGATGAAGTCACTTGTATTGGTTGCAAGCATTGTGCCCACGTTGCCCGCAACACGTTCTACATTGAACCAGATTATGGTCGTTCGCGTGTCGTCCGTCAAGACGGAGATTCAGATGAGTTAATTCAGGAAGCAATTGATACTTGTCCGGTTGATTGTATTCACTGGGTTGATTACACAGAACTGAAAAAACTTGAAGAAGAGCGACAGTATCAGGTGATTCCTATTGTAGGATACCCAGTCGAAGAAGCTGTTGTTGCGGCGCATCGGCGGCGTAAAAAGCGCCAAGCTCAGAAGAAGGCTCGCTATTAA
- a CDS encoding DUF1257 domain-containing protein: MSHFSQIKTQIRNLSSLQAALTDLGISWKSGSRAVRGYRGQTRNAEITIEQENGYDVGFSWNGKEYELVADLQYWQQNLSVEGFLKKITQRYAYHTVLSETSRLGFQVAEQQQNEDGSIRLLVQRWSA, translated from the coding sequence ATGTCACACTTTAGCCAAATCAAAACACAAATCCGTAATCTTTCATCTTTACAAGCTGCTCTCACTGATTTAGGTATCAGTTGGAAGTCTGGCTCTAGAGCAGTTCGAGGATATCGCGGTCAAACTCGTAATGCCGAAATTACCATCGAGCAGGAAAATGGTTACGATGTCGGCTTTAGCTGGAATGGCAAAGAGTACGAACTCGTTGCTGATTTGCAATATTGGCAGCAAAATTTGTCAGTTGAAGGTTTCCTCAAGAAAATTACTCAGCGTTATGCTTACCATACAGTTTTAAGTGAAACCTCACGGCTAGGATTTCAAGTAGCAGAACAACAACAAAACGAAGATGGATCAATTCGACTACTAGTACAGCGCTGGAGTGCGTAA
- a CDS encoding DUF2997 domain-containing protein, translating to METLEFVIYPDGRVQEKVSGIVGANCTEVTAAIEAELGQVVSHQPSSEFYNAVQHQSTVATTQASFSEW from the coding sequence ATGGAAACGCTAGAGTTTGTGATTTATCCCGATGGTCGCGTTCAAGAAAAAGTCTCCGGTATAGTAGGGGCAAACTGTACCGAGGTTACAGCGGCAATTGAAGCAGAACTGGGGCAAGTCGTCAGTCACCAGCCAAGCTCAGAATTTTATAATGCAGTGCAGCACCAGTCTACAGTTGCAACGACACAAGCTAGTTTTAGCGAGTGGTAA
- the bioA gene encoding adenosylmethionine--8-amino-7-oxononanoate transaminase, which translates to MSSIEEIYHSSPIWQPFTQMKTAPTPLKVVKGKGVMLELADERKIMDCISSWWVTIHGHGHPVLAEALYKQAQALEHVIFTGFTHEPAEQLARKLLQHLPKSLTRVFFSDNGSTAMEVALKMAYQYWFNQGETERATFISFEGGYHGDTVGAMSIAGNSPWEQPFRRLMFSTELVPFPATFDDDVNVEVREAHTLEILTHLLKQNPTRYAGIFIEPLVQGAGGMRVCRPQFLQALGKLAQSFGVLVIYDEVMTGFGRTGELFACLKAETAPDIICLSKGLSGGCLPLAVTVATEDVYRAFYSDDISKTFFHGHSYTGNPLACATGVASLELLEQNPNFRHIEAQHRHYLEKWLKDHPRVEKVRTCGTIAAMDIVTDSQSGYFNAIAPILKQRFLDEGFLLRPLGNTLYVMPPYCISANQLESIYQAIRRVLDTI; encoded by the coding sequence ATGAGCAGCATCGAAGAAATTTATCATTCCTCTCCAATTTGGCAACCATTTACTCAAATGAAAACCGCGCCAACGCCTTTAAAGGTAGTTAAGGGAAAAGGAGTGATGCTTGAATTGGCAGATGAGCGCAAAATCATGGATTGTATTTCTAGTTGGTGGGTAACGATTCATGGGCATGGACATCCTGTACTTGCTGAAGCGCTTTACAAACAAGCCCAAGCATTGGAACACGTCATTTTTACAGGTTTCACGCACGAACCAGCCGAACAGTTAGCCAGAAAATTACTTCAACATCTACCAAAATCGCTCACGCGAGTATTTTTTTCAGATAATGGCTCAACAGCGATGGAAGTAGCGCTGAAAATGGCTTACCAATATTGGTTCAACCAAGGAGAAACCGAACGTGCTACGTTTATTAGCTTTGAAGGTGGGTATCACGGTGATACTGTAGGAGCAATGTCGATCGCAGGTAATTCCCCGTGGGAGCAGCCTTTTCGACGCTTGATGTTCTCGACTGAACTTGTTCCTTTCCCTGCTACGTTTGATGATGATGTCAATGTAGAAGTCCGTGAAGCACATACTCTAGAAATACTTACGCACCTTCTCAAGCAAAATCCAACACGATACGCAGGTATTTTTATCGAGCCACTTGTACAGGGTGCAGGGGGAATGCGAGTATGTCGCCCACAATTTTTACAGGCATTGGGAAAACTGGCACAGTCCTTTGGCGTGCTTGTGATTTATGACGAGGTGATGACGGGGTTTGGGCGTACCGGAGAATTATTTGCTTGCTTAAAAGCAGAAACTGCACCAGATATTATTTGTTTATCAAAGGGCTTATCCGGCGGCTGCTTACCTTTGGCTGTAACCGTTGCTACAGAGGATGTTTACAGAGCTTTTTACAGCGATGATATCAGTAAAACTTTTTTCCATGGTCATTCATACACTGGAAACCCTTTAGCGTGTGCTACTGGTGTTGCGTCTTTGGAGTTACTAGAACAAAATCCCAATTTTCGCCACATCGAAGCGCAGCATCGCCATTATCTTGAAAAATGGTTGAAAGATCATCCTAGAGTCGAGAAAGTACGAACCTGTGGGACGATCGCTGCGATGGATATTGTCACCGATAGTCAAAGTGGATATTTCAATGCGATCGCGCCAATATTAAAACAACGGTTTTTGGACGAAGGGTTTCTCTTGCGCCCTCTGGGTAATACGCTTTATGTAATGCCACCTTACTGCATTAGTGCAAATCAACTCGAATCAATTTATCAAGCAATCCGCCGCGTACTTGATACGATATAG
- the bioB gene encoding biotin synthase BioB yields MLKSSALNWNKLADLALAGELLTREAARAVLNAPDSVLLEQLTAAYRVRYHYWENRVRLHFLLNAQSGLCPEDCHYCSQSKISSAEIEKYPLLAKEKILDAAAQAKKLQAGTFCMVISGRSPSEKVFTQVLDAVQTVKAKYDLKICTCLGLLSQEQTQRLAEVGVDRVNHNLNTSDDYHSQICTTHKFDDRIATVENVKAAGITTCSGGIIGMGESDDDVIDLAFSLRELNVTSVPINFLIPISGTPFEKMKDLNPRHCLRVLCLFRFVLPSQEIRIAGGREVHLRSLQPLGLYPANSIFIGDYLTTPGQATHSDLEMIRDAGFVIEAPNGSPIEIDSLKTVFSSILEA; encoded by the coding sequence ATGCTGAAATCTTCTGCACTTAACTGGAACAAACTTGCTGATCTTGCTTTGGCTGGAGAACTGCTAACTCGTGAAGCAGCCCGTGCAGTACTCAATGCTCCTGACAGTGTATTACTTGAGCAGTTAACTGCTGCTTATCGCGTACGTTATCACTACTGGGAAAATCGCGTACGGTTGCATTTTCTCCTCAATGCTCAAAGTGGACTTTGTCCAGAAGATTGTCACTATTGTTCGCAGTCGAAGATTTCTAGTGCAGAAATTGAGAAGTACCCACTCCTGGCTAAGGAAAAAATTTTAGATGCTGCTGCACAGGCAAAGAAATTACAAGCGGGAACTTTCTGTATGGTGATTTCAGGACGTTCTCCCAGCGAAAAAGTATTTACGCAAGTTCTAGATGCAGTACAAACGGTTAAAGCAAAATACGATTTAAAAATTTGTACGTGTCTTGGGCTATTAAGTCAAGAACAAACACAACGTTTGGCAGAAGTTGGAGTAGATCGTGTTAATCATAATTTGAATACTTCGGATGATTACCACTCGCAAATTTGCACGACACATAAGTTTGACGATCGCATCGCTACAGTAGAGAATGTCAAAGCCGCAGGAATTACGACCTGTTCTGGGGGAATTATTGGCATGGGAGAGTCGGATGATGATGTCATCGACTTAGCATTCTCGCTGCGGGAATTGAATGTTACAAGTGTTCCGATTAATTTTTTGATTCCGATTTCAGGAACGCCATTTGAGAAGATGAAAGACTTGAACCCGCGTCATTGTCTACGAGTTTTGTGTTTATTTCGCTTTGTACTTCCTTCACAAGAAATTAGAATCGCTGGCGGTAGGGAAGTTCATTTACGATCGCTCCAGCCATTAGGATTATATCCAGCAAACTCAATCTTTATTGGGGATTATTTAACAACTCCTGGACAAGCTACTCACAGTGATTTAGAAATGATTCGTGATGCTGGATTTGTGATTGAAGCACCAAATGGTTCTCCAATAGAGATTGACTCACTTAAAACAGTGTTTTCTTCTATTCTGGAGGCATAG
- a CDS encoding type II secretion system F family protein, translating to MPTYLASVRDSKGQIRKEKVTANSPSEARSSLRNQGFFIQEIKQSSDFDLSKIDFQQITLFLSKVSVKDKAVFSRQFSALVNSGVAIVRSLGVLAEQCSNPKLKKALLEISSDVQQGVNLAEAMRKHPDCFDNLYVSMVQAGEVGGVLDEVLNRLSKLLEDIARLQNQIKSALAYPVVVGLLALAIFIGMTVFLIPIFANIFQDLGTELPALTQFMLNISGFIQGFWWMIPIIIVGLSFAYRNYYKTRVGRETIDRFSLKMPLFGDLIQKSAVARFSRTFGALTRSGVPILTALEIVRDTAGNQVIANAVDASRQDIQQGGMISIALQKERVFPPMAIQMISIGEETGELDQMLMKVADFYEDEVEQAVKALTSILEPIMIVVLGGMVGLILLSMYLPMFKVFETMG from the coding sequence ATGCCTACTTATCTTGCCAGTGTTAGAGACTCTAAAGGACAAATTAGAAAAGAAAAGGTCACTGCAAATTCTCCAAGTGAAGCTCGTTCTAGTTTAAGAAATCAAGGATTCTTTATTCAAGAAATAAAACAATCCTCTGATTTTGACTTAAGTAAAATTGATTTTCAACAGATTACATTATTTTTATCAAAAGTTTCTGTTAAAGATAAAGCTGTGTTTTCTCGACAATTTTCTGCTTTGGTAAATTCAGGAGTAGCAATTGTTAGAAGTTTAGGTGTACTGGCAGAGCAGTGTTCTAATCCCAAACTTAAAAAAGCCTTATTAGAAATTAGCTCAGATGTGCAACAAGGTGTCAACCTTGCAGAAGCAATGCGTAAGCATCCTGATTGCTTTGATAACTTGTATGTCAGTATGGTTCAGGCTGGTGAAGTTGGAGGCGTTTTAGATGAAGTACTCAACCGCTTATCTAAGTTACTTGAGGATATAGCTCGATTACAAAATCAAATCAAATCAGCCTTAGCTTATCCTGTTGTTGTAGGTTTATTAGCCCTGGCTATCTTCATTGGAATGACAGTTTTCTTAATTCCAATTTTTGCTAATATCTTTCAAGACTTAGGAACAGAACTACCAGCATTGACACAATTTATGCTAAACATTAGTGGCTTCATCCAAGGGTTTTGGTGGATGATTCCCATCATAATTGTTGGTCTTAGTTTTGCTTATCGCAATTACTACAAAACTCGGGTTGGCAGAGAAACGATAGACCGTTTTTCTTTGAAAATGCCTTTATTTGGCGATCTGATTCAAAAGTCAGCGGTAGCACGTTTTAGTCGGACTTTTGGCGCTTTAACTCGTTCTGGTGTTCCTATCTTAACTGCTTTAGAAATTGTGAGAGATACAGCTGGAAATCAAGTCATTGCAAATGCAGTAGATGCCTCTCGGCAAGATATTCAACAAGGAGGAATGATTAGTATTGCTTTGCAAAAAGAGCGAGTATTTCCACCAATGGCAATTCAAATGATTAGTATTGGTGAGGAAACAGGAGAACTTGACCAAATGCTGATGAAAGTTGCTGACTTTTATGAAGATGAAGTTGAGCAAGCAGTCAAGGCACTAACAAGTATTCTAGAACCTATAATGATTGTTGTTCTTGGTGGTATGGTAGGCTTAATTTTGCTTTCTATGTATTTACCCATGTTTAAGGTATTTGAAACTATGGGTTAG
- a CDS encoding type IV pilus twitching motility protein PilT gives MEYMIEDLMEQVVTCGGSDLHISTGLPPYIRISGKLTPTDYEPLTAEQCQRLIFTMLNNTQRKHLEQNWELDCSYGVRGLARFRVNVYKDRGTYAACLRALSSQIPTMEALKLPDIVREISEKPRGLVLVTGPTGSGKSTTLASMINNINMTRSEHILTIEDPIEFVYEPIQSLIHQRQIGEDTKSFANALRAALREDPDVVLVGEMRDLETISLAISAAETGHLVFGTVHTSSAAQTVDRMVDVFSPEQQQQIRVQLSNSLVAVFSQTLVPRKNPKPGEFGRVMAQEIMIVTPAIANLIREGKTSQIYSAIQTGAKLGMQTLEKVLSDLYKAGTISLEAAMSKTSKPDELQRLIGGSMPTAQATSAKPNSGRSLLVN, from the coding sequence ATGGAATACATGATTGAAGACCTTATGGAACAAGTTGTTACTTGTGGCGGTTCTGACTTACATATTTCAACTGGCTTACCACCTTACATCAGAATCAGTGGCAAGCTTACTCCGACTGATTATGAACCACTGACAGCAGAGCAATGCCAGCGCTTAATTTTTACGATGTTAAATAACACGCAGCGCAAGCATCTAGAACAAAACTGGGAACTTGATTGCTCTTACGGAGTGCGAGGATTAGCTCGCTTTCGTGTCAATGTCTATAAAGATCGCGGAACTTATGCAGCTTGCTTGCGAGCTTTATCTTCCCAAATTCCAACCATGGAAGCTTTGAAACTACCAGATATTGTCAGGGAAATTTCCGAAAAACCAAGAGGATTAGTCCTTGTTACAGGTCCTACGGGTTCTGGTAAGTCAACAACTTTGGCGTCAATGATTAACAACATTAACATGACGCGCTCAGAACATATCTTAACGATTGAAGACCCGATTGAATTTGTTTACGAACCAATTCAAAGTTTAATTCACCAGCGTCAAATTGGAGAAGATACAAAAAGCTTTGCTAATGCACTACGCGCGGCATTACGGGAAGATCCTGATGTTGTCCTTGTTGGTGAAATGCGCGACTTAGAAACGATTTCGCTGGCAATTTCGGCGGCAGAAACAGGACACTTGGTATTTGGTACAGTGCATACTAGTTCGGCAGCACAGACAGTTGACCGGATGGTGGATGTATTTTCGCCAGAACAACAACAGCAAATCCGCGTCCAGTTATCAAACTCACTTGTCGCAGTATTTAGCCAAACGCTGGTACCGCGCAAGAATCCTAAACCAGGTGAATTTGGCAGAGTCATGGCACAGGAAATCATGATTGTGACTCCGGCGATCGCTAACTTGATTCGCGAGGGCAAAACTTCTCAAATCTACTCGGCAATTCAAACAGGCGCAAAATTAGGAATGCAAACTTTAGAAAAGGTTCTCTCCGACTTATACAAAGCAGGAACTATCTCACTCGAAGCTGCAATGTCCAAAACTTCAAAGCCTGACGAGCTACAGCGCCTCATTGGTGGTAGCATGCCCACAGCTCAGGCAACATCAGCTAAACCAAATTCGGGGAGATCGCTACTTGTAAATTAA
- a CDS encoding GspE/PulE family protein, protein MTYSPSQRRALIVKNDFSPFGNKVIESGYVSNEQMQQALSESRKSKRPITEVLESLTGRQLPPDLLRFYKKQQLFELKIVYGVEFIDPQINQIAPNQVANLIDTLIPVEICRRFQLVPLYQNTDPPSVLIAMVDPDHLEAQDYLSRILRPKGLGLQRMVMTPEDFQQLLSKYLDAQVEQQKQRDIQKSVDVQSEIEGLEGFDLQNASDEIEADLGAAIQNAEAAPVIALVNKILVKALQEKVSDIHIEPQEEHLRVRFRKDGVLRQAFEPLPKKIVPAVVARFKIISELDIAERRMPQDGRIRRVFEGRKVDFRVSTLPSRYGEKVVLRILDNAATQLGLDKLISDEESLAIVREMASRPFGLLLVTGPTGSGKSTTLYSILAERNEPGVNISTAEDPIEYSLPGITQVQVIRDKGMDFASILRSFLRQDPDVILVGETRDRETAKTAIEAALTGHLVLTTLHTNDAAGAIARLDEMGVEPFMVSGALLGVVAQRLVRRVCSACRISYSPSSTELARFGLTSSQDAGVSFYKAKTLQPEEITTARSQGELCPECNGVGYKGRCGVYEVMRVNQRLQNLITEGAPTERIKEAAVEDGMKTLLSYSLDLVRRGYTTLEEVERVTFTDSGLEAELKAKRKSSLECQTCSAELQPEWLECPYCMTPRFQD, encoded by the coding sequence ATGACTTACTCCCCCTCACAGCGACGTGCCCTGATTGTCAAAAATGACTTTTCTCCTTTCGGCAATAAGGTGATTGAGTCGGGGTATGTCAGCAATGAACAGATGCAACAAGCTCTGAGTGAAAGTCGTAAATCTAAAAGACCGATAACAGAAGTATTAGAGTCGCTAACTGGGCGTCAACTACCACCTGACTTATTGAGGTTTTATAAAAAGCAGCAACTCTTTGAACTCAAAATTGTTTATGGTGTTGAATTTATCGATCCCCAAATCAATCAAATTGCCCCTAATCAAGTTGCAAATTTGATCGACACGCTCATTCCGGTTGAAATTTGCCGCCGTTTTCAATTAGTTCCATTATATCAAAATACTGACCCTCCTTCGGTATTAATAGCGATGGTCGATCCCGATCATCTTGAGGCTCAAGATTATTTGAGTCGAATTCTCCGTCCCAAAGGATTGGGATTGCAACGCATGGTAATGACTCCAGAAGACTTCCAGCAGTTGCTTTCCAAATACCTCGACGCACAAGTTGAGCAGCAAAAACAGCGAGACATTCAAAAATCAGTTGATGTTCAATCTGAAATAGAAGGCTTAGAGGGTTTTGATTTACAAAATGCCAGTGATGAAATTGAAGCAGATTTAGGCGCTGCTATTCAAAACGCTGAGGCTGCACCTGTCATTGCTCTAGTTAATAAAATTCTTGTTAAAGCTTTGCAAGAAAAAGTTTCAGATATTCACATTGAACCGCAAGAAGAACATTTACGGGTTCGCTTTCGCAAAGATGGAGTTCTGCGTCAAGCATTTGAGCCACTACCGAAAAAAATTGTGCCGGCTGTTGTTGCTCGATTCAAAATTATCTCGGAACTGGACATTGCTGAGCGGCGGATGCCTCAAGACGGACGTATTCGACGAGTGTTTGAAGGGCGCAAAGTAGACTTTCGTGTGAGTACTCTACCAAGTCGCTACGGTGAGAAAGTTGTCCTGCGAATTTTAGATAATGCAGCTACTCAACTTGGTTTAGATAAACTGATTAGCGATGAAGAGAGTTTAGCAATTGTCCGCGAAATGGCAAGTCGTCCTTTTGGATTACTGTTAGTGACGGGACCAACAGGTTCGGGAAAATCAACAACCTTATACTCTATCTTGGCAGAACGTAATGAGCCAGGAGTTAATATCAGTACAGCCGAAGATCCGATTGAGTATTCTTTACCAGGAATTACTCAAGTCCAGGTGATTCGTGACAAAGGTATGGATTTTGCTTCGATTTTGCGGTCATTTCTGCGGCAAGATCCTGACGTGATTCTTGTCGGTGAGACCCGAGACAGAGAAACTGCTAAAACGGCAATTGAAGCAGCGTTAACCGGACACTTAGTCTTAACAACACTCCACACGAATGATGCTGCTGGTGCGATCGCCCGTTTGGATGAAATGGGTGTTGAACCTTTTATGGTATCAGGTGCTTTACTTGGTGTTGTTGCTCAGCGTTTGGTTAGACGTGTCTGTTCAGCGTGTCGCATTTCCTATTCACCTTCGTCTACAGAATTGGCGCGCTTTGGTTTAACAAGTTCGCAAGACGCTGGTGTGTCTTTTTACAAAGCTAAGACTTTACAGCCTGAAGAAATTACCACGGCGCGCAGTCAAGGCGAGCTTTGTCCAGAGTGTAACGGTGTTGGATACAAAGGACGTTGTGGGGTATATGAAGTCATGCGCGTTAATCAACGGCTGCAAAATTTAATTACGGAAGGTGCCCCAACCGAACGCATTAAAGAAGCCGCAGTAGAAGATGGCATGAAAACCCTACTATCTTACAGCCTTGACTTGGTTCGTCGAGGCTACACCACACTCGAAGAAGTTGAACGCGTCACATTTACTGATTCTGGCTTAGAAGCAGAACTTAAAGCAAAACGGAAGAGTTCTTTGGAGTGTCAAACTTGTAGCGCTGAGTTACAACCAGAGTGGTTAGAATGTCCCTACTGTATGACACCGCGTTTTCAAGATTAA
- the grpE gene encoding nucleotide exchange factor GrpE: MVDEDKQTEIAEQESNTSAETMNLNDNSEVNAQVADSASSPDEIAGEENAVAAASEQGHQELAELTAQVESLKSQLEDRTSQYIRIGADFENFRKRTQKEKEEIEQKIKRDTITELLPVVDNFERARSQIKPQTDAEMTIHKSYQSVYKQMVETLKRLGVSAMRSEGSPFDPNFHEAVMREPTDEHPEGTVLEELVRGYFLGDRVLRHALVKVAAAPEPEEASNSPDLAE; encoded by the coding sequence ATGGTTGACGAGGACAAACAAACAGAAATCGCAGAACAAGAGAGTAACACCTCAGCTGAAACAATGAATTTGAATGATAACTCCGAGGTAAATGCTCAAGTAGCAGACTCAGCAAGCTCACCAGATGAAATAGCGGGTGAGGAAAATGCTGTTGCGGCTGCTTCAGAACAAGGGCATCAAGAATTAGCTGAATTAACAGCACAGGTAGAATCGCTCAAATCGCAGTTGGAGGATCGCACCTCTCAATACATAAGGATTGGAGCAGATTTCGAGAATTTCCGTAAGCGGACGCAGAAAGAAAAAGAAGAAATTGAGCAGAAAATCAAGCGGGACACAATTACAGAGCTATTGCCTGTAGTTGATAACTTTGAACGGGCGCGATCGCAGATCAAGCCACAAACCGATGCGGAAATGACCATTCATAAAAGCTACCAAAGCGTTTATAAGCAAATGGTAGAAACTTTAAAACGTCTGGGTGTTTCCGCAATGCGTTCAGAAGGAAGTCCGTTTGATCCCAACTTTCATGAAGCGGTAATGCGTGAACCTACGGATGAACATCCTGAAGGAACAGTGTTAGAAGAGTTAGTTCGGGGATATTTCTTAGGCGATCGCGTTTTACGCCATGCTTTGGTGAAAGTTGCTGCGGCTCCCGAACCAGAAGAAGCGTCAAATTCACCAGACTTAGCTGAGTAA